A single genomic interval of Pangasianodon hypophthalmus isolate fPanHyp1 chromosome 8, fPanHyp1.pri, whole genome shotgun sequence harbors:
- the nfu1 gene encoding NFU1 iron-sulfur cluster scaffold homolog, mitochondrial isoform X1 translates to MAAYRCAGVLRNFSSLVTGTRTPACRCHHGAALSKLSFNMRTLPRCPTAMFVRNMFIQTQDTPNPNSLKFLPGRTVLDSGTMDFVAPRDAFCSPLARQLFRIDGVKSVFLGPDFITITKMDSHTEWKVIKPDIFATLMDFFTSGLPVVNEDAAPRADTAPSDDDDEVVAIIKELLDTRIRPTVQEDGGDVLYRGFEAGIVKLQLQGSCTSCPSSIVTLKNGIQNMLQFYVPEVEGVEQVKDEGVEHHAEQ, encoded by the exons ATGGCGGCGTACAGGTGTGCAGGAGTTTTGCGGAATTTCTCTTCACTTGTCACAGGAAC AAGAACTCCTGCGTGTAGATGTCACCATGGAGCTGCACTCAGTAAGCTTTCCTTCAACATGAGGACATTGCCGCGATGTCCTACAGCCATGTTTG tGAGAAACATGTTTATTCAGACTCAAGACACTCCAAACCCAAACAGTCTGAAGTTTCTCCCCGGGCGGACGGTGTTAGACTCGGGAACTATGGACTTTGTCGCTCCCAGAGATGCTTTCTGCTCTCCACTGGCCAG GCAGCTCTTCAGAATTGATGGAGTCAAAAGCGTCTTCTTAGGCCCAGACTTCATAACCATCACAAAG ATGGATTCACACACGGAGTGGAAGGTGATCAAACCAGACATCTTTGCCACCCTTATGGACTTCTTCACATCCGGCCTTCCTGTTGTTAATGAAGACGCCGCTCCACGTGCAGACACCG CGCCCTCAGATGATGACGATGAGGTCGTAGCCATCATTAAAGAGCTGCTTGACACACGGATCAG GCCCACGGTGCAGGAGGACGGAGGCGATGTTCTCTATCGGGGTTTTGAGGCCGGCATCGTGAAGCTGCAGCTCCAGGGCTCGTGCACCAGCTGCCCCAGTTCCATCGTCACGCTGAAGAACGGCATCCAGAACATGCTGCAGTTTTACGTCCCCGAGGTGGAAGGAGTGGAACAG GTGAAGGACGAGGGAGTGGAACATCACGCCGAGCAGTGA
- the nfu1 gene encoding NFU1 iron-sulfur cluster scaffold homolog, mitochondrial isoform X2, with translation MAAYRCAGVLRNFSSLVTGTTPACRCHHGAALSKLSFNMRTLPRCPTAMFVRNMFIQTQDTPNPNSLKFLPGRTVLDSGTMDFVAPRDAFCSPLARQLFRIDGVKSVFLGPDFITITKMDSHTEWKVIKPDIFATLMDFFTSGLPVVNEDAAPRADTAPSDDDDEVVAIIKELLDTRIRPTVQEDGGDVLYRGFEAGIVKLQLQGSCTSCPSSIVTLKNGIQNMLQFYVPEVEGVEQVKDEGVEHHAEQ, from the exons ATGGCGGCGTACAGGTGTGCAGGAGTTTTGCGGAATTTCTCTTCACTTGTCACAGGAAC AACTCCTGCGTGTAGATGTCACCATGGAGCTGCACTCAGTAAGCTTTCCTTCAACATGAGGACATTGCCGCGATGTCCTACAGCCATGTTTG tGAGAAACATGTTTATTCAGACTCAAGACACTCCAAACCCAAACAGTCTGAAGTTTCTCCCCGGGCGGACGGTGTTAGACTCGGGAACTATGGACTTTGTCGCTCCCAGAGATGCTTTCTGCTCTCCACTGGCCAG GCAGCTCTTCAGAATTGATGGAGTCAAAAGCGTCTTCTTAGGCCCAGACTTCATAACCATCACAAAG ATGGATTCACACACGGAGTGGAAGGTGATCAAACCAGACATCTTTGCCACCCTTATGGACTTCTTCACATCCGGCCTTCCTGTTGTTAATGAAGACGCCGCTCCACGTGCAGACACCG CGCCCTCAGATGATGACGATGAGGTCGTAGCCATCATTAAAGAGCTGCTTGACACACGGATCAG GCCCACGGTGCAGGAGGACGGAGGCGATGTTCTCTATCGGGGTTTTGAGGCCGGCATCGTGAAGCTGCAGCTCCAGGGCTCGTGCACCAGCTGCCCCAGTTCCATCGTCACGCTGAAGAACGGCATCCAGAACATGCTGCAGTTTTACGTCCCCGAGGTGGAAGGAGTGGAACAG GTGAAGGACGAGGGAGTGGAACATCACGCCGAGCAGTGA